A genomic region of Candidatus Aramenus sp. CH1 contains the following coding sequences:
- a CDS encoding ABC transporter permease: MSESQGLRFMLKAIRRDKGGLVGLVIVIAFLLWSLIQGTLEVLAGYLKRPSLGYMLLPHNPFALNFQYSLLPPSPQFPFGTNANGEDILSRILYAMPRDAFVAIVVVLSAIAIGAVLGIISGYFGGIVDEAIMRITDAFLSLPALILVIAITLPLKATYLGAILGLMVVWWPTYARFFRAQTLKVKNMDFISAAMLGNVSHVKLFYSYIFLNSIDPIIAYATLDFGNVILTYSTLAFLGIGISPPIPELGEMAANGLSGLPQAWWWSVFPGMAILMIVVGFVLLGDRLQDIVAGRITY, encoded by the coding sequence TTGAGTGAGAGCCAAGGCCTCAGGTTCATGTTAAAGGCGATAAGGAGAGACAAGGGAGGGTTAGTTGGCCTCGTTATTGTGATCGCTTTCCTCCTTTGGTCCTTGATCCAAGGCACTCTTGAGGTGCTAGCAGGATACTTGAAGAGGCCCTCCCTTGGATACATGCTACTCCCGCATAACCCCTTCGCCCTGAACTTCCAGTACTCCCTTTTACCTCCCTCTCCCCAGTTCCCCTTTGGCACAAACGCCAACGGTGAGGACATACTTTCGCGTATACTCTACGCCATGCCCAGGGACGCTTTCGTGGCGATAGTGGTGGTGCTCTCTGCAATCGCAATAGGCGCAGTCCTAGGTATAATCTCGGGTTACTTCGGCGGGATAGTGGACGAGGCTATAATGAGGATTACCGACGCCTTCCTTTCCCTCCCAGCGCTTATCCTGGTCATAGCAATTACCCTACCCCTTAAGGCCACCTACCTAGGTGCAATACTGGGCCTAATGGTGGTGTGGTGGCCCACCTACGCTAGGTTCTTTAGGGCCCAGACGCTGAAGGTTAAGAACATGGACTTTATCTCTGCAGCAATGCTGGGTAACGTCTCGCACGTAAAGCTCTTCTACAGCTACATTTTCTTGAACTCAATAGACCCCATAATAGCCTACGCAACATTGGACTTCGGAAACGTTATCTTGACCTACTCGACGCTCGCCTTTCTCGGAATTGGCATAAGCCCTCCAATCCCCGAACTTGGGGAAATGGCAGCAAACGGTCTCTCTGGTCTGCCCCAAGCATGGTGGTGGTCGGTCTTCCCCGGGATGGCGATACTCATGATAGTGGTGGGCTTCGTCCTCCTTGGGGACAGACTCCAGGACATAGTGGCGGGGAGGATAACGTACTAA
- a CDS encoding ABC transporter ATP-binding protein produces the protein MNKLLLELKDLTIFYKTLIGWVKVVDGVNLSVDKGEIVSVVGESGSGKTTLGNAIARLLPPNSKIQGDIMLDNVNLVKLKESQLQKYRGTSVFMIFQNPLNSLNPVKKVGPQLLEAAKIRYNREGKEVEEKELFEETLKVLKELRLPDPQSIMERYPHQLSGGQVQRVVIGMALLLRPKLLIADEPTSALDVTIQAQVVNLFRQLNKELGTSIIFITHDISLAYVLSNRIVVMYAGRIMEGGDVDEVLKKPLHPYTQGLVSSIPKGNKSQNRLNAIPGNPPSFFVLPRGCKFHPRCNKAMEMCKQKEPSLVEKEGRRVRCWLYE, from the coding sequence GTGAACAAATTGCTCCTTGAGCTAAAGGACCTCACAATCTTCTACAAGACGCTGATAGGCTGGGTAAAAGTGGTAGATGGTGTGAACTTAAGCGTAGATAAGGGAGAAATAGTGAGCGTTGTTGGTGAGAGCGGCTCTGGAAAGACCACGTTAGGTAACGCAATAGCCAGGCTACTTCCACCAAACTCGAAGATACAAGGCGACATCATGTTGGATAACGTGAACTTAGTGAAGCTAAAGGAGAGCCAATTGCAGAAGTACAGGGGAACGTCCGTCTTCATGATATTTCAAAATCCTCTCAACAGCCTCAACCCAGTCAAGAAGGTTGGCCCACAGCTCCTAGAAGCAGCTAAGATAAGGTACAACAGGGAGGGAAAGGAGGTAGAGGAAAAGGAGCTATTCGAGGAGACGCTGAAAGTCCTCAAGGAACTGAGGCTACCAGACCCCCAGTCCATAATGGAGAGATACCCCCACCAGCTCTCAGGGGGACAAGTACAGAGGGTAGTAATTGGGATGGCCCTCCTCTTGAGGCCAAAGCTCTTGATCGCTGACGAACCAACTTCAGCCCTAGACGTTACAATACAAGCTCAAGTGGTGAACTTGTTTAGGCAGTTGAACAAGGAGCTTGGCACTAGCATAATATTCATAACCCACGACATATCGCTCGCATACGTTTTATCCAACAGGATAGTGGTCATGTACGCCGGGAGGATAATGGAGGGCGGTGACGTGGACGAGGTGCTGAAGAAACCTCTCCATCCCTACACGCAGGGCTTAGTGTCGAGCATACCGAAGGGTAACAAGAGCCAAAACAGACTGAACGCGATCCCGGGAAACCCGCCGTCCTTCTTCGTGTTGCCCAGAGGGTGCAAGTTCCACCCTAGGTGTAATAAGGCAATGGAGATGTGCAAGCAAAAGGAGCCCTCACTCGTGGAGAAGGAGGGCAGGAGGGTAAGGTGTTGGCTATATGAGTGA
- a CDS encoding ABC transporter ATP-binding protein produces MSDGVVYKVIGLKRYFLANKRGIMETITRRPAIYVKALDGVTMDISRGQTMGVVGESGSGKTTLGRILATLDFPTKGKLIFNGIEVNGKNVGEVRRRVHMVFQNPATSVNPRMRVKDIVMEGMRERDHNRVKELLEAVGLDYGNVKDKYPRELSGGQLQRVAIARALAKEPEFLVLDEATSALDASVQAQILNLLADLQKERGISYLFITHNISVAGFISDKLAVMYAGKVVEEGKVDDVISEPMHPYTKALLSSVPDLGKKELSPPSGETPSLINPPSGCRFHPRCPLALEVCRTKEPPVVDVNGRKVACWLYETDRGKATS; encoded by the coding sequence ATGAGTGACGGAGTGGTGTACAAGGTTATAGGGCTAAAGAGGTACTTCCTAGCCAATAAGAGGGGGATAATGGAGACGATAACAAGGAGGCCGGCAATATACGTAAAGGCCCTCGACGGTGTCACCATGGACATCTCAAGGGGGCAGACAATGGGAGTAGTGGGCGAGAGCGGGTCTGGAAAGACAACCTTGGGCAGGATACTCGCAACGTTAGACTTCCCCACGAAAGGTAAGCTTATCTTCAACGGCATCGAGGTCAACGGGAAGAACGTCGGAGAAGTGAGGAGGAGGGTGCACATGGTGTTCCAGAACCCAGCCACTTCCGTCAATCCTAGGATGAGGGTAAAGGACATAGTGATGGAGGGCATGAGGGAAAGGGACCATAACAGGGTTAAAGAGCTACTTGAGGCAGTTGGGTTAGACTACGGTAACGTAAAGGACAAGTACCCAAGGGAGCTCTCGGGAGGGCAGTTGCAGAGGGTGGCAATAGCGAGGGCCTTGGCAAAGGAGCCAGAGTTCTTAGTATTAGACGAGGCCACCTCAGCCCTCGATGCCTCCGTCCAAGCGCAGATCTTGAACTTGTTGGCTGACCTCCAGAAAGAGAGGGGGATATCTTACTTGTTCATTACCCACAACATATCGGTTGCAGGCTTCATATCTGACAAGCTGGCAGTGATGTACGCCGGGAAAGTAGTAGAAGAGGGCAAGGTCGACGATGTGATCTCCGAGCCAATGCATCCCTACACTAAGGCGTTGCTTAGCTCGGTGCCAGACCTCGGAAAGAAGGAACTTTCGCCACCCTCTGGCGAGACCCCGAGCTTGATCAACCCCCCAAGTGGGTGTAGGTTCCACCCTAGATGTCCCTTGGCCTTGGAGGTGTGTAGAACTAAAGAACCTCCGGTGGTAGATGTAAATGGGAGGAAAGTCGCCTGCTGGCTGTACGAGACCGACAGGGGTAAGGCTACTAGTTGA
- a CDS encoding PH domain-containing protein — MGGKSPAGCTRPTGVRLLVEGTIALVVFSLFLEIKALLNYVIFVLVWYALLGLIILWQTSRLYCFDGGELEIRSFISTKRVRLENLREAFISQGPIAKRLGVGSVYIIIETGKVIAIMDVKDPEKVLEKVNSGTG; from the coding sequence ATGGGAGGAAAGTCGCCTGCTGGCTGTACGAGACCGACAGGGGTAAGGCTACTAGTTGAGGGGACCATAGCCCTGGTTGTTTTTTCTCTCTTCTTGGAGATAAAGGCACTGCTGAATTACGTTATTTTTGTGTTAGTCTGGTACGCCCTTCTAGGGTTGATAATATTGTGGCAGACCAGCCGCTTGTACTGCTTTGACGGAGGAGAGCTGGAAATAAGGTCGTTTATCTCCACGAAGAGGGTGAGGTTGGAAAACTTAAGAGAGGCTTTCATTTCCCAAGGTCCCATTGCGAAGAGATTGGGAGTGGGGTCTGTTTACATAATCATAGAGACTGGGAAGGTAATAGCAATTATGGACGTAAAGGATCCGGAGAAGGTATTGGAGAAGGTGAATTCAGGAACAGGTTAG
- a CDS encoding ABC transporter substrate-binding protein, whose translation MRKLTLILGISLVLGFLVAIPIQTSGFAIANFNAPILTPSQVIYNEPWVGTIVFTYAYSTHTDEFNALLDGKVDFITLTHVSEIQELEKAPYNTTAFLAIAPAESFGQIVFAFGNNLTANLYFRYAIASLINPQNVTSYVLDNGVLGVDEPFFVNPNLAVYKQWFNPQVESYYEQYQSYNLTRAVMYLEKVPGITHVKGQWYYDGKPLKLTFYYTYPPETSLKFANLLKAAAAAINLTIVPVSETFGTLITQATTPPYNDFNLTTFGWIDLGPFPNSWMNGIYTSPGNTGGFSNSTIDAVLQNALNAPTLAQEINYTKEAELLLQQQLPYVIYVWSNAINAVYLPGWANYIYLSSGTPTYAINIMDVHPTNQALNGTFVFSSISSDEPRHINIYASESVYAFNTLDEMYDSLAITNFANETQLLPWVASSWTIKSPVTMTLPNGEKIVNGTILTVNLVHNDTWIDGYPLTAYDVNFTVWYYDIPGIMGTNTFDGVHLNYTYLAQEGFINTDLFGTIPALVWTNVTGPYQIVFYLNSSSYVNVFETLSEYPIMPLHAIGPVNVVTLYHSTLAPEISSGPYRFVSFNTEAKTVTVTYNPYYFRINPLIFLNNVTQGQTYTFTANFTYYTWDNATSSLVPHQVTNGTAVMWLKYLDVPGHSYGNATAPVPMKMIAPGVYQGTVNTANLAPGVYEVVSKVTWDNGARELYYYGSINVTKPVTTTTPPTTTTPPTTTTPPTIPTLTIVAGVVIVIIIVAAAVVLLRRR comes from the coding sequence ATGAGAAAACTAACCTTAATATTAGGTATTTCACTAGTCCTGGGATTTCTAGTAGCCATACCAATTCAAACATCAGGTTTTGCTATAGCCAACTTTAACGCCCCGATTCTTACCCCATCACAAGTGATATACAACGAGCCTTGGGTCGGCACAATCGTCTTCACTTACGCCTACAGCACGCACACAGACGAGTTCAACGCCCTCTTGGACGGTAAGGTGGACTTCATTACCCTCACACATGTCTCGGAGATCCAAGAACTCGAGAAGGCACCTTATAACACCACAGCGTTCCTTGCAATAGCCCCTGCAGAGAGCTTTGGGCAAATAGTCTTCGCGTTTGGAAATAACTTGACCGCCAACTTGTACTTTAGGTACGCAATAGCGTCCCTCATAAACCCGCAGAACGTGACCTCTTACGTCCTAGATAACGGCGTATTAGGAGTTGATGAGCCGTTCTTCGTTAACCCGAACCTAGCGGTATACAAGCAGTGGTTCAACCCACAGGTAGAGTCCTACTACGAGCAGTACCAGTCCTACAACTTGACGAGGGCAGTTATGTACTTAGAGAAAGTTCCAGGGATAACTCACGTCAAAGGCCAGTGGTACTACGACGGGAAACCACTAAAGCTAACCTTCTACTACACTTACCCACCAGAGACCTCGCTGAAGTTCGCCAACCTCCTGAAAGCAGCCGCGGCAGCGATTAACTTAACCATCGTGCCCGTATCAGAGACTTTTGGCACGCTGATAACTCAAGCGACCACTCCACCTTACAACGACTTTAACTTGACTACTTTCGGCTGGATAGACTTAGGGCCTTTCCCAAACTCTTGGATGAACGGTATATACACTAGTCCAGGTAACACGGGTGGCTTCTCCAACTCTACCATTGATGCAGTATTACAGAATGCCCTCAACGCACCTACACTCGCACAAGAGATAAACTATACCAAGGAGGCAGAGCTGCTACTACAACAGCAACTCCCGTACGTAATATACGTATGGTCCAACGCAATAAACGCTGTATACTTACCGGGCTGGGCCAACTACATCTACCTAAGCTCCGGTACTCCCACATATGCAATAAACATAATGGACGTACACCCCACCAACCAGGCGCTCAACGGAACTTTCGTATTCTCCTCCATATCTAGTGACGAGCCAAGGCATATTAACATATACGCCAGCGAATCAGTGTACGCCTTCAACACGTTAGACGAGATGTATGACTCTCTGGCAATAACCAACTTCGCTAACGAGACCCAACTACTTCCGTGGGTAGCTTCCTCCTGGACTATAAAGTCTCCAGTGACCATGACCTTGCCTAACGGTGAGAAAATAGTTAACGGAACTATTCTCACGGTGAACTTAGTCCACAACGACACTTGGATAGACGGCTACCCGCTTACTGCCTACGACGTTAACTTCACAGTTTGGTACTACGACATCCCTGGAATAATGGGCACCAACACGTTTGACGGAGTCCACTTGAACTACACGTACTTAGCACAGGAGGGATTTATAAATACCGACTTGTTCGGCACCATTCCAGCTCTGGTGTGGACTAATGTGACAGGGCCTTACCAAATAGTGTTCTACTTGAACTCCTCCTCTTACGTTAACGTCTTCGAGACCCTATCTGAGTACCCAATAATGCCACTTCACGCCATAGGGCCAGTCAACGTAGTAACCTTGTACCACTCTACGCTAGCTCCAGAGATTTCGTCAGGACCATACAGGTTTGTCTCCTTTAACACTGAGGCGAAGACTGTAACCGTTACATACAACCCATACTACTTCAGGATAAACCCGTTGATCTTCCTGAATAACGTGACCCAGGGACAGACCTATACGTTCACTGCTAACTTCACCTACTACACTTGGGACAACGCAACCTCCTCCTTGGTGCCCCACCAAGTGACAAATGGAACTGCTGTTATGTGGCTCAAGTATCTTGACGTACCTGGCCACAGTTACGGCAACGCTACTGCTCCTGTGCCCATGAAGATGATAGCACCTGGTGTGTACCAAGGTACCGTTAATACTGCAAACTTAGCCCCTGGAGTGTATGAGGTAGTGAGCAAGGTTACGTGGGACAACGGTGCGAGGGAGCTCTACTACTACGGATCAATTAACGTCACTAAGCCAGTGACAACGACCACTCCACCGACAACGACCACTCCACCGACAACGACCACTCCACCTACGATTCCAACCCTGACAATTGTTGCCGGAGTAGTAATTGTGATAATAATTGTTGCAGCAGCGGTTGTGTTGTTAAGAAGAAGATAA